In Actinoplanes derwentensis, the following proteins share a genomic window:
- a CDS encoding sensor histidine kinase: MSSAAPKARRTRWIDPAGWPLRTRIVTTMIALLAVLGLVVGGTAELYLYNSLHKQVDTEVEELSRRIGSKPPGKGAFDKHDGQQDDGLVSTKSTDNLPGGIPRDALVLQQLTDGSLDGGVLQFLDTSPDPQVQALTAAAQTTVIAEVPADGRRVDVSVGDGLPQYRMKKVTKDGNVYYIGISLEESNGTLLQVALFTGCVILGSLIIAGWGGALIVRRTLLPLDRVAATATRVSELRLDRGEVQLAQRVPEQDTDPRTEVGQVGAALNRMLDHVGNALEARHASEMQVRQFVADASHELRTPLAAIRGYAELSRRSRKPVPDEIAHVLTRVESEAKRMTALVEDLLLLARLDAGRPLAQDPVDLTMLAVDAASDAHAAGPRHYWQLDLPEEPVTVIGDGARLHQVVANLLANARTHTPEGSTVTVKVGAVPNAAVVQVIDNGPGIQQDLVPRIFERFARGDSSRSRAAGSTGLGLSIVHAVVTSHRGKVGVQSRPGQTIFTVMLPLGPPPVVPTAEQRPQMLHPAR; the protein is encoded by the coding sequence ATGAGTTCCGCCGCCCCGAAAGCCCGCCGCACCCGCTGGATCGATCCCGCGGGCTGGCCGCTGCGCACCCGCATCGTCACCACCATGATCGCGCTGCTGGCCGTGCTGGGCCTGGTCGTCGGCGGCACCGCCGAGCTCTATCTCTACAACTCGCTGCACAAGCAGGTCGACACCGAGGTCGAGGAACTGAGCCGGCGGATCGGTTCCAAGCCGCCGGGAAAGGGCGCATTCGACAAACACGACGGCCAGCAGGATGACGGCCTCGTCTCCACGAAGAGCACCGACAACCTCCCCGGTGGTATTCCCCGGGACGCGCTGGTCCTCCAGCAACTGACGGACGGTTCACTCGACGGCGGTGTGCTCCAGTTCCTGGACACCAGCCCCGACCCCCAGGTTCAGGCCCTGACCGCCGCGGCGCAGACGACCGTGATCGCCGAAGTCCCGGCGGATGGCAGGAGGGTCGACGTCTCGGTCGGTGACGGACTTCCCCAGTACCGGATGAAGAAGGTCACCAAGGACGGCAATGTCTACTACATCGGGATCTCCCTGGAGGAGTCGAACGGCACTCTTCTGCAGGTCGCCCTCTTCACCGGCTGCGTCATCCTCGGATCGCTGATCATCGCGGGCTGGGGTGGGGCGCTCATCGTCCGCCGTACCCTCCTGCCTCTGGATCGGGTCGCGGCGACCGCGACCCGCGTCTCCGAACTGCGCCTGGACCGTGGCGAGGTGCAGCTCGCGCAGCGAGTGCCCGAGCAGGACACCGACCCCCGCACCGAGGTCGGCCAGGTCGGCGCCGCCCTGAACCGGATGCTCGACCACGTCGGCAACGCGCTGGAGGCGCGGCACGCGAGCGAGATGCAGGTCCGCCAGTTCGTCGCGGACGCCAGCCACGAGTTGCGCACCCCGCTGGCCGCGATCCGTGGTTACGCCGAGTTGAGCCGCCGCAGCCGCAAGCCGGTCCCGGACGAGATCGCGCACGTGCTGACCCGGGTCGAGTCCGAGGCGAAACGGATGACCGCCCTGGTCGAGGACCTGTTGCTGCTGGCCCGTCTGGACGCCGGCCGCCCGCTGGCCCAGGATCCGGTCGACCTGACCATGCTGGCCGTCGACGCGGCGAGCGACGCGCACGCGGCCGGCCCCCGGCACTACTGGCAGCTGGATCTGCCGGAGGAGCCGGTCACGGTGATCGGCGACGGTGCCCGCCTGCATCAGGTGGTGGCGAACCTGCTGGCCAACGCCCGCACGCACACGCCGGAGGGTTCGACCGTGACGGTCAAGGTCGGCGCGGTGCCGAACGCCGCCGTGGTCCAGGTGATCGACAACGGCCCGGGTATCCAGCAGGACCTGGTGCCGCGCATCTTCGAACGGTTCGCCCGTGGTGACAGTTCCCGGTCGCGGGCGGCCGGCAGCACCGGTCTGGGCCTGTCGATCGTGCACGCCGTGGTCACCTCGCACCGTGGCAAGGTGGGTGTGCAGAGCCGTCCCGGGCAGACCATCTTCACCGTCATGCTGCCGCTCGGCCCTCCGCCGGTCGTCCCAACAGCTGAACAACGGCCGCAGATGCTGCATCCGGCCCGGTGA
- a CDS encoding 3-deoxy-7-phosphoheptulonate synthase translates to MTAPEVQRVRDQRIEKVVPLMSPALLHHELPLTSECHDTVLAGRKQVEDVLNGRDQRLIVVVGPCSVHDPVAAGEYADRLQLEAERLKEDLLIVMRVYFEKPRSTVGWKGLIMDPALDGSGDVGTGLRIARKLLLEVVQRGLPVAVEFLDPITPQYIADTVAWGAIGARTVESQVHRQLSSGLSMPIGMKNRPDGSVSTAVDAIQAAEAKHVFPGIDYSGTPAILHTAGNPDCHLVLRGGGGKPNYSAEHVESSLALLRKAGLPERLVIDCSHGNSSKDHNRQPIVAEDIAQQMEAGQHAISGVMLESFLEPGRQDLGGELTYGQSVTDACMGWDATVSVLDRLAAASAKRRTV, encoded by the coding sequence ATGACCGCCCCTGAGGTGCAGCGAGTCCGTGATCAGCGGATCGAGAAGGTCGTCCCGCTGATGAGCCCGGCGCTGCTGCACCACGAGCTGCCGCTGACCAGTGAGTGTCACGACACCGTGCTGGCGGGCCGCAAACAGGTCGAGGACGTGCTGAACGGCCGAGATCAACGCCTGATCGTGGTCGTCGGCCCGTGTTCGGTGCACGACCCGGTGGCCGCCGGCGAGTACGCGGACCGGCTTCAGCTGGAGGCCGAGCGGCTGAAGGAGGACCTGCTGATCGTGATGCGGGTGTACTTCGAGAAGCCGCGTTCCACGGTCGGCTGGAAGGGCCTGATCATGGACCCGGCCCTGGACGGCTCGGGTGACGTCGGCACCGGCCTGCGGATCGCCCGCAAGCTGCTGCTGGAGGTCGTCCAGCGGGGTCTGCCGGTGGCGGTGGAGTTCCTCGACCCGATCACCCCGCAGTACATCGCGGACACCGTGGCCTGGGGTGCGATCGGCGCCCGGACGGTGGAGTCGCAGGTGCACCGTCAGCTCTCGTCCGGCCTGTCGATGCCGATCGGCATGAAGAACCGCCCGGACGGCAGTGTCTCCACCGCGGTCGACGCGATCCAGGCCGCCGAGGCGAAGCATGTCTTCCCGGGGATCGACTACTCGGGCACGCCGGCGATCCTGCACACGGCCGGTAACCCGGACTGTCACCTGGTGCTGCGCGGTGGCGGCGGCAAGCCGAACTACAGCGCCGAGCACGTCGAGTCGTCGCTGGCGCTGCTGCGCAAGGCGGGCCTGCCGGAGCGTCTGGTGATCGACTGTTCGCACGGCAACAGCAGCAAGGACCACAACCGGCAGCCGATCGTGGCCGAGGACATCGCGCAGCAGATGGAAGCCGGTCAGCACGCGATCAGCGGCGTGATGCTGGAGAGTTTCCTGGAGCCGGGCCGACAGGACCTCGGTGGCGAGCTGACGTACGGCCAGTCGGTCACCGACGCCTGCATGGGCTGGGACGCGACGGTGAGTGTGCTGGACCGGCTGGCCGCGGCCTCCGCGAAGCGGCGCACGGTCTGA
- a CDS encoding ArnT family glycosyltransferase — protein MTAPRTGAARWLLGRHDAPWIRPSLYALLLTTAVLYIWGLGASGWANAFYSAAVQAGSESWTAFFFGSSDAANAITVDKTPAALWIMALSVRIFGLSSWSILVPQALLGVATTGLLFATVRRGFGPAAGLLAGAISALTPVAVLMFRFNNPDALLVLLMVGGAYSILRAVESGATKWVVLTGVLVGFAFLAKQLQALLVVPAFGLAYLIAGPPKLGKRIVQLLLALVAMVASAGWYIGIVELVPTSMRPYIGGSQNNSLLELTLGYNGLGRLNGEESGSVGNASARLSEVGLTRLFNSAQGGQISWLLPAALILLVAGLVITARRARTDTQRAALIVWGTWLLVTGLIFSYMQGIFHAYYTVALAPAIAAVVAMGAALLWKRRAELFAALALATAIGVTAWWSWTLLGRSSDFVPWLRLPVLIAGLLAAVAVVLSVRLTARLALVAATVAAVAGLAGPAAYAVQTAAEAHTGSIPTAGPSVSGGRGGGMAPGGRGNGGPSGGQNGRTFGGGAPGGQNGRSADGSEGAQNSRPTQTGRSSRGGNSGLLNASEVNTQVKALLENDADSYTWVAAAIGSQNASGYQLATEEPVMAVGGFNGTDPSPTLAQFQQYVTDGKIHYFIGGGGFARNGGNGGSDESGRISEWVAANFTAQTVGGTTLYDLTTTGK, from the coding sequence ATGACCGCACCACGTACCGGGGCGGCCCGGTGGCTGCTCGGCCGCCACGACGCCCCTTGGATCCGCCCGTCCCTCTACGCCCTGCTGCTGACCACCGCCGTCCTCTACATCTGGGGGCTGGGCGCGTCGGGCTGGGCCAACGCGTTCTACTCCGCCGCCGTCCAGGCCGGTTCGGAGAGCTGGACGGCGTTCTTCTTCGGTTCGTCCGACGCGGCCAACGCGATCACCGTCGACAAGACCCCGGCCGCCCTCTGGATCATGGCGCTGTCGGTGCGGATCTTCGGGCTCAGCTCGTGGAGCATCCTGGTCCCGCAGGCGCTGCTGGGCGTAGCGACGACCGGATTGCTGTTCGCGACCGTACGGCGCGGTTTCGGTCCCGCGGCCGGTCTGCTCGCCGGTGCGATCTCGGCGCTGACCCCGGTGGCCGTGCTGATGTTCCGCTTCAACAACCCGGACGCGCTGCTGGTGCTGCTGATGGTCGGCGGGGCGTACTCGATCCTGCGAGCCGTCGAGTCCGGCGCCACGAAGTGGGTGGTGCTGACCGGTGTGCTGGTCGGGTTCGCGTTCCTGGCCAAGCAGTTGCAGGCGCTGCTGGTGGTTCCGGCGTTCGGTTTGGCCTACCTGATCGCCGGCCCGCCGAAGCTCGGTAAGCGGATCGTCCAGTTGCTGCTGGCACTGGTCGCGATGGTCGCCTCCGCCGGCTGGTACATCGGCATCGTCGAACTGGTGCCCACGTCGATGCGCCCGTACATCGGTGGTTCGCAGAATAACAGCCTGCTCGAACTCACCCTCGGTTACAACGGCCTGGGCCGGCTCAACGGCGAGGAGTCCGGCAGTGTCGGCAACGCGTCGGCCCGGCTGAGCGAGGTCGGCCTGACCCGGCTCTTCAACAGCGCGCAGGGTGGTCAGATCTCCTGGCTGCTGCCGGCCGCGCTGATCCTGCTGGTCGCCGGACTCGTGATCACCGCTCGGCGGGCCCGCACCGACACGCAGCGGGCCGCCCTGATCGTCTGGGGCACCTGGCTGCTGGTCACCGGGCTGATCTTCAGCTACATGCAGGGCATCTTCCACGCGTACTACACGGTGGCGCTGGCTCCGGCGATCGCCGCGGTGGTCGCGATGGGTGCGGCGCTGCTGTGGAAGCGCCGGGCGGAACTGTTCGCGGCGCTCGCCCTGGCCACGGCGATCGGGGTGACCGCCTGGTGGTCGTGGACGCTGCTCGGCCGCAGTTCTGACTTCGTGCCGTGGCTGCGCCTGCCGGTGCTGATCGCGGGGCTGCTGGCGGCGGTCGCGGTGGTCCTCTCGGTCCGGCTCACGGCGCGTCTGGCCCTGGTCGCCGCGACGGTCGCGGCAGTCGCCGGATTGGCAGGACCGGCTGCGTACGCGGTACAAACGGCCGCCGAAGCCCACACCGGTTCGATCCCGACCGCCGGCCCGTCGGTCTCCGGTGGACGGGGCGGCGGCATGGCACCCGGCGGCCGAGGCAACGGTGGCCCCAGCGGCGGACAGAACGGTCGTACTTTCGGGGGCGGCGCCCCTGGTGGACAGAACGGTCGTTCTGCGGACGGGTCTGAAGGCGCCCAGAACAGCCGCCCAACCCAGACCGGCCGAAGCTCCCGTGGCGGCAACAGTGGCCTGCTCAACGCGAGCGAGGTCAACACTCAGGTGAAGGCCCTGCTGGAGAACGATGCCGACAGTTACACCTGGGTGGCCGCCGCGATCGGTTCACAGAACGCGTCCGGCTATCAGCTGGCCACCGAGGAACCGGTGATGGCGGTAGGCGGTTTCAACGGCACCGATCCGTCCCCGACGCTGGCGCAGTTCCAGCAGTACGTCACCGACGGAAAGATCCACTACTTCATCGGCGGCGGCGGCTTCGCTCGCAACGGCGGCAACGGTGGCAGCGACGAGAGTGGCCGGATCTCTGAGTGGGTGGCCGCGAACTTCACCGCCCAGACGGTCGGCGGCACCACCCTCTACGACCTGACGACGACCGGCAAGTAG
- a CDS encoding glycosyltransferase — protein sequence MTLSTLPSQDTGRSRVGAPVLDVVIPVYNEEADLEPCVRRLHAYLAANFPYRFRITVADNASVDGTALVAQRLTEAFAEVSAVHLAEKGRGRALKHVWSHSDATVLAYMDVDLSTDLGALLPLVAPLISGHSDLAIGSRLARGSRVVRGAKRELISRGYNLILRGTLAARFSDAQCGFKAIRSDVAERLLPMVEDPGWFFDTELLVLAERAGLRIHEVPVDWIDDPDSRVDIVATAVADLKGIVRVARALSTGRLPLATLRAQLGRNPLPVAGEPAGLTGQLIRFAGVGVASTLAYLVLYALLRTGVEAQWANLWALLLTAMANTAANRRLTFGVRGGDGALRHQAQGLVVFGIGLGLTSGALALLHATAAGAPRTAELMVLVLANLVATAARFLMLRIWVFRPSAG from the coding sequence ATGACCCTCTCGACGCTGCCCTCACAGGACACCGGCCGCAGCCGCGTCGGGGCGCCGGTTCTCGACGTGGTGATCCCGGTCTACAACGAGGAAGCCGATCTGGAGCCGTGTGTTCGCCGGCTGCACGCTTATCTGGCGGCGAACTTCCCGTACCGGTTCCGGATCACCGTGGCGGACAACGCGAGCGTCGACGGCACAGCACTGGTGGCACAGCGACTGACCGAGGCGTTCGCCGAAGTCAGCGCGGTCCACCTGGCGGAGAAGGGCCGGGGACGGGCGCTCAAGCACGTCTGGTCGCACTCCGACGCCACCGTCCTGGCGTACATGGATGTGGATCTCTCGACCGATCTCGGTGCCCTGCTGCCGCTGGTGGCGCCGCTGATCTCGGGGCATTCGGACCTGGCGATCGGGTCCCGGCTGGCACGTGGTTCGCGGGTGGTGCGCGGCGCAAAGCGGGAGCTGATCTCCCGGGGTTACAACCTGATCCTGCGTGGCACGCTGGCCGCACGGTTCTCCGACGCGCAGTGCGGTTTCAAGGCGATCCGGTCCGATGTGGCCGAACGGCTGCTGCCGATGGTCGAGGATCCGGGCTGGTTCTTCGACACCGAGCTGCTGGTGCTGGCGGAGCGGGCCGGGCTGCGTATCCACGAGGTGCCGGTGGACTGGATCGACGATCCGGACAGCCGGGTCGACATCGTGGCGACCGCGGTGGCGGATCTGAAGGGCATCGTCCGGGTCGCTCGCGCGCTGAGCACCGGCCGTCTGCCGCTGGCCACGCTGCGTGCGCAGTTGGGCCGTAATCCGTTGCCGGTGGCGGGTGAGCCGGCCGGGCTGACCGGGCAGCTCATCCGGTTCGCCGGGGTGGGTGTCGCGAGCACCTTGGCCTACCTGGTCCTTTACGCACTGTTGCGGACCGGGGTGGAAGCTCAGTGGGCCAACCTGTGGGCGCTGCTGCTGACCGCGATGGCCAACACGGCCGCCAACCGACGATTGACCTTCGGAGTACGTGGTGGTGACGGTGCTCTGCGGCATCAGGCGCAGGGGCTGGTGGTATTCGGCATCGGTCTCGGGCTGACGAGCGGAGCCCTCGCCCTGCTGCACGCCACGGCCGCCGGCGCCCCACGTACCGCCGAATTGATGGTGCTTGTCCTGGCCAACCTGGTGGCCACCGCCGCGCGCTTCCTGATGTTGCGTATCTGGGTCTTCCGGCCCTCGGCCGGCTGA
- a CDS encoding DUF3040 domain-containing protein gives MLNKEDTRRLAAMERQLRRDDPDFCARMGGGNFSVSTTGRPPLPLFIVATVITVAAVVLGAVGWWISTSIVGAWAVITFSAAVHRLRRQRTETAFRQA, from the coding sequence ATGCTCAACAAAGAGGACACTCGGCGGCTGGCAGCGATGGAACGCCAACTTCGACGTGACGATCCGGATTTCTGCGCTCGAATGGGCGGCGGAAACTTCAGCGTGTCAACAACCGGTCGCCCTCCGCTACCACTGTTCATCGTGGCCACCGTGATCACTGTCGCCGCCGTCGTGCTGGGAGCGGTCGGCTGGTGGATCTCCACCTCGATCGTCGGCGCCTGGGCCGTGATCACCTTCTCCGCGGCGGTCCACCGGTTGCGCAGGCAGCGGACCGAGACCGCGTTCCGGCAGGCCTGA
- a CDS encoding ExeM/NucH family extracellular endonuclease, with translation MPFISEIHYDNTGTDSGEAVEIEAPVGYDLSGWKLYLYNGNGGASYTPITTFTGVVPASGVVVQNFAAAAGIQNGAPDGIALVKPDNTVAEFLSYEGVVTAANGPALGQTSVDIGVAESETTAAGQSLQKIDGVWTGPATSSFGALNTVVTTPEEPEEPSTGCDTAVTHTIAQVQGAGAATPLAGSIVTVEGIVTADHRTGGYNGVYVQTAGTGGDRPVIAGAASDGIFVYLTSTAANHPSVKIGDSVRVTGTVSEYNALTQITIGAKSDVQVCANDAPLPAPVPLTLPLSDEARESAEGMLVAPVGAFTVSDVYNTNRYGEVILAAGSTPARIPTDVARPGSAAANELKAGNKAGRVLLDDAKTTNLATAGLPPVYMTKDAPLRVGDTVEKFGAAVLSYGFSEWRLQPASPASLDTAFKASNPRTSAPASVGGDIKVASFNVLNYFVHFGGEARGAADEAAKEKQEAKIVSAITALDADVVALMEIENSVRFETTETQLALKTLVGELNTVDGAGVWDYVRSPGELPGATEQDVITSAIIFKPASVTPKGASKSVNDETVWGNAREPIAQTFTAGSIDFTVVANHFKSKSASVAPTGDNVDTGDGQGAYNGDRIRQANALATFVAGLGTDKVILLGDFNAYGQEDPLQALYEKGYSDAHATFAPDKSSYVYGGESGSLDHALVTGEFAKRITGVDIWNINSVESFAFEYDGYGPFYESGPFRSSDHDPVVVGLETGAASPIDLQLLSINDFHGRLESPTTGNGGAAQLVGAVNQLRAANPNTAWVSVGDNIGASTFISAIDDDNPTLAALNAGGLNVSAVGNHEFDKGLSDLLGRVSDKADFPYLAANVYKDGERVLPGYVVQTVGGIKVGYIGVVTEQTGSLVSPDGIKGVEFRDPITETNTLAAQLSDGDAANGEADVLVLLTHEGAATENINSAEALAADPVFGEFTKVSAEIDAIFSGHTHQPYAFQVPVPGTTKTRPVIQAEDYGLRLGKAVLTIDPATKSVTSSTAELLNVTGYPSDAAVAQIVADAKTKAAELGKRELGKITGDIKRAYSAAGAEDRGAESVMGNFIADVQLDQTSDAGRGGAQIALMNPGGLRADLAYGTDGTVTYSAAFAVQPFANDVVTQTLTGAQIKQVLEEQWQPDGASRPVLHLGSSKGLVYSYDLNQPRGSKIIASTLKLNGVVLNPTGTYRVTSNSFLAAGGDNFTTLGKGTDRKTTGDNDLTMLVNFFAKYTPITPDATPRSTVGIADATAPTGTYAVNTAAIWPGQSVTLTESALDDDVSDNAKITRVVDWGDGSAVQTLAVGTTKATHAYTKAGSFKVTVTLSDEAGNKATITASTVVVKAQAGTYKLNTKAIWTTQSVSLGVSGVTGATQLSIVWGDGSTTKTTAANATVVHKYTKAGNFAVKVTPSNAAGAGKAVTVGTVKVTKDTAKPTVSLTKPSHSERASSWKTVTGKATDKGLGVAKAKVKAIEERSGKWYYYSAGKWTKAKSKKDAQAKAAVLTAVPNAKGVWSVKLTGVTKGKLLITYTATDKAGNTATVRTHTVRITK, from the coding sequence GTGCCGTTCATCAGCGAGATCCACTACGACAACACGGGCACCGACAGCGGCGAGGCCGTGGAGATCGAGGCCCCGGTCGGTTACGACCTGAGTGGCTGGAAGCTCTACCTCTACAACGGCAACGGCGGAGCCAGCTACACGCCGATCACCACGTTCACCGGTGTCGTACCGGCGTCCGGTGTGGTCGTTCAGAACTTCGCCGCCGCAGCCGGGATCCAGAACGGAGCCCCGGACGGCATCGCGCTGGTGAAGCCGGACAACACAGTAGCCGAGTTCCTCAGCTACGAAGGCGTCGTCACCGCCGCCAACGGTCCGGCCCTCGGTCAGACCAGCGTGGACATCGGTGTCGCCGAGTCGGAGACCACTGCTGCCGGTCAGTCGCTGCAGAAGATCGACGGTGTCTGGACCGGCCCGGCGACGAGCAGCTTCGGCGCGCTCAACACCGTGGTCACCACCCCGGAGGAGCCCGAAGAGCCCTCCACCGGCTGCGACACCGCGGTCACCCACACGATCGCCCAGGTGCAGGGCGCCGGTGCGGCCACGCCGCTGGCCGGTTCGATCGTGACCGTCGAGGGCATCGTGACCGCCGACCACCGCACCGGTGGTTACAACGGCGTCTATGTGCAGACGGCCGGCACCGGCGGCGACCGCCCGGTCATCGCGGGCGCCGCCTCCGACGGCATCTTCGTCTACCTGACCTCGACCGCCGCGAACCACCCGTCGGTGAAGATCGGTGACTCGGTACGGGTGACCGGCACGGTCAGCGAGTACAACGCGCTGACCCAGATCACCATCGGTGCCAAGTCCGACGTGCAGGTCTGCGCGAACGACGCCCCGCTGCCCGCCCCGGTCCCGCTGACCCTCCCGCTCAGCGACGAGGCCCGCGAGTCCGCCGAGGGCATGCTGGTCGCCCCGGTCGGCGCGTTCACCGTCTCGGACGTCTACAACACCAACCGGTACGGCGAGGTCATCCTCGCGGCCGGCAGCACCCCGGCCCGGATCCCCACCGACGTGGCCCGGCCCGGCAGCGCTGCCGCGAACGAGCTGAAGGCCGGCAACAAGGCCGGCCGGGTTCTGCTCGACGACGCGAAGACCACCAACCTGGCGACCGCCGGCCTGCCCCCGGTGTACATGACCAAGGACGCGCCGCTGCGTGTCGGTGACACCGTCGAGAAGTTCGGTGCGGCCGTTCTGAGCTACGGCTTCAGCGAATGGCGCCTGCAGCCGGCCAGCCCGGCCTCCCTCGACACCGCCTTCAAGGCGTCGAACCCGCGGACCAGCGCTCCGGCGAGCGTCGGCGGGGACATCAAGGTCGCCAGCTTCAACGTGCTGAACTACTTCGTCCACTTCGGTGGCGAGGCGCGCGGTGCCGCTGACGAGGCGGCCAAGGAGAAGCAGGAAGCGAAGATCGTCTCGGCGATCACCGCCCTGGACGCCGACGTGGTCGCGCTCATGGAGATCGAGAACTCGGTCCGCTTCGAGACGACCGAGACCCAGCTGGCGCTCAAGACCCTGGTCGGCGAGCTCAACACGGTCGACGGCGCGGGTGTCTGGGACTACGTCCGGTCACCGGGCGAACTGCCGGGCGCGACCGAGCAGGACGTCATCACCAGCGCGATCATCTTCAAGCCCGCCTCGGTCACGCCGAAGGGCGCGTCGAAGTCGGTGAACGACGAGACGGTCTGGGGCAACGCCCGCGAGCCGATCGCGCAGACGTTCACCGCCGGCTCGATCGACTTCACCGTGGTCGCGAACCACTTCAAGTCCAAGAGCGCCTCGGTCGCCCCGACCGGTGACAACGTGGACACCGGTGACGGACAGGGCGCCTACAACGGCGACCGGATCCGGCAGGCCAACGCGCTCGCGACCTTCGTCGCGGGCCTCGGCACCGACAAGGTGATCCTGCTCGGCGACTTCAACGCCTACGGCCAGGAAGACCCGCTCCAGGCTCTGTACGAGAAGGGCTACTCCGACGCGCACGCCACGTTCGCGCCGGACAAGTCCTCGTACGTCTACGGCGGCGAGTCCGGTTCGCTGGACCACGCGCTGGTCACCGGCGAGTTCGCGAAGCGGATCACCGGCGTCGACATCTGGAACATCAACTCGGTCGAGTCGTTCGCCTTCGAATACGACGGCTACGGACCCTTCTACGAGTCCGGCCCGTTCCGCTCCAGCGACCACGACCCGGTCGTCGTCGGCCTGGAGACCGGTGCCGCCAGCCCGATCGACCTGCAGCTGCTGAGCATCAACGACTTCCACGGCCGGCTCGAGTCGCCGACCACCGGCAACGGTGGCGCGGCCCAGCTCGTCGGGGCGGTCAACCAGCTCCGCGCGGCCAACCCGAACACCGCGTGGGTGTCCGTCGGTGACAACATCGGCGCCTCCACGTTCATCTCCGCGATCGACGACGACAACCCGACCCTCGCGGCGCTCAACGCCGGTGGGCTGAACGTCTCCGCGGTCGGCAACCACGAGTTCGACAAGGGCCTGTCCGACCTGCTCGGCCGGGTCTCCGACAAGGCCGACTTCCCGTACCTGGCGGCCAACGTCTACAAGGACGGCGAGCGGGTCCTGCCCGGCTACGTCGTGCAGACCGTGGGTGGCATCAAGGTCGGCTACATCGGTGTGGTGACCGAGCAGACCGGTTCGCTGGTCAGCCCGGACGGCATCAAGGGCGTGGAGTTCCGCGACCCGATCACCGAGACCAACACCCTCGCGGCGCAGCTCTCCGACGGCGACGCCGCCAACGGCGAGGCCGACGTGCTGGTGCTGCTCACCCACGAGGGTGCGGCCACTGAGAACATCAACTCCGCCGAGGCGCTCGCCGCCGACCCGGTGTTCGGTGAGTTCACCAAGGTGAGCGCCGAGATCGACGCGATCTTCAGCGGGCACACCCACCAGCCGTACGCGTTCCAGGTGCCGGTCCCCGGTACCACCAAGACCCGTCCGGTGATCCAGGCCGAGGACTACGGTCTGCGGCTGGGCAAGGCGGTCCTGACCATCGACCCGGCCACCAAGTCGGTGACCTCGTCGACGGCCGAGCTGCTGAACGTGACCGGTTACCCGTCCGACGCGGCGGTCGCGCAGATCGTGGCCGACGCCAAGACGAAGGCCGCCGAGCTGGGCAAGCGTGAGCTCGGCAAGATCACCGGCGACATCAAGCGGGCCTACTCCGCCGCCGGCGCCGAGGACCGTGGTGCCGAGTCGGTGATGGGCAACTTCATCGCCGACGTGCAGCTCGACCAGACCAGCGACGCCGGTCGTGGTGGGGCGCAGATCGCGCTGATGAACCCGGGTGGCCTGCGTGCCGACCTGGCGTACGGCACCGACGGAACCGTGACCTACTCGGCCGCGTTCGCCGTCCAGCCGTTCGCCAACGACGTGGTGACCCAGACCCTGACCGGCGCCCAGATCAAGCAGGTGCTGGAGGAGCAGTGGCAGCCGGACGGCGCGTCCCGGCCGGTGCTGCACCTGGGCTCGTCGAAGGGGCTCGTCTACTCCTACGACCTGAACCAGCCGCGGGGCTCGAAGATCATCGCGTCGACGCTGAAGCTGAACGGGGTCGTTCTCAACCCGACCGGCACGTACCGCGTCACGTCGAACTCGTTCCTCGCCGCCGGTGGTGACAACTTCACCACCCTGGGCAAGGGCACCGATCGCAAGACGACCGGCGACAACGACCTGACCATGCTGGTCAACTTCTTCGCCAAGTACACCCCGATCACCCCGGACGCCACGCCGCGCAGCACCGTCGGGATCGCCGACGCCACCGCGCCGACCGGCACCTACGCGGTGAACACGGCGGCGATCTGGCCCGGCCAGTCGGTGACGCTCACCGAGTCCGCGCTGGACGACGACGTCAGTGACAACGCGAAGATCACCCGGGTCGTCGACTGGGGCGACGGCAGCGCCGTCCAGACCCTGGCGGTCGGTACGACCAAGGCCACGCACGCCTACACCAAGGCGGGCAGCTTCAAGGTCACCGTCACCCTGAGCGACGAGGCCGGCAACAAGGCCACGATCACCGCGTCCACCGTGGTGGTGAAGGCGCAGGCCGGCACCTACAAGCTGAACACCAAGGCGATCTGGACGACCCAGTCGGTGAGCCTCGGGGTCAGCGGTGTCACCGGAGCCACCCAGCTCTCGATCGTCTGGGGCGACGGCAGCACCACCAAGACCACCGCGGCGAACGCGACGGTGGTGCACAAGTACACCAAGGCCGGGAATTTCGCGGTCAAGGTGACGCCGTCCAACGCGGCCGGTGCCGGTAAGGCCGTCACCGTCGGCACCGTCAAGGTCACCAAGGACACCGCCAAGCCGACGGTGAGTCTGACCAAGCCGAGCCACTCCGAACGCGCCAGCTCCTGGAAGACGGTCACCGGCAAGGCGACCGACAAGGGTCTCGGTGTCGCCAAGGCGAAGGTCAAGGCGATCGAGGAGCGGTCCGGCAAGTGGTACTACTACTCGGCCGGCAAGTGGACCAAGGCGAAGTCGAAGAAGGACGCTCAGGCCAAGGCCGCGGTGCTGACCGCCGTGCCGAACGCCAAGGGTGTCTGGAGCGTCAAGCTCACCGGCGTCACCAAGGGCAAGCTGCTGATCACCTACACCGCGACGGACAAGGCGGGTAACACCGCGACGGTTCGTACGCACACGGTGCGTATCACCAAGTAA